One genomic region from Conexibacter woesei DSM 14684 encodes:
- a CDS encoding RidA family protein: MTHDTSTIAGRLAALGIRLQPAGPAAVWQLPSSIDEHGLVHTCGQVPVLDGELFDVGGPLLGEDDVERGRRAARQSAINVLAQLDAVAGGLENVVRVHKLTVFVASGPQFTWQPQVAHGASELIHEVLGEPGRHARSAIGVAQLPHGVPVETEAVARVRVPPPGG; the protein is encoded by the coding sequence ATGACGCACGACACGTCCACGATCGCCGGCCGGCTCGCGGCGCTCGGCATCAGGCTGCAGCCCGCCGGCCCGGCCGCCGTCTGGCAGCTTCCGTCGAGCATCGACGAGCACGGCCTCGTCCACACCTGCGGTCAGGTGCCCGTGCTCGACGGCGAGCTGTTCGACGTCGGCGGTCCGCTGCTCGGCGAGGACGACGTCGAGCGCGGCCGCCGCGCCGCGCGCCAGAGCGCGATCAACGTGCTCGCCCAGCTCGACGCGGTCGCGGGCGGGCTCGAGAACGTCGTGCGCGTGCACAAGCTGACGGTCTTCGTCGCGAGCGGTCCGCAGTTCACGTGGCAGCCGCAGGTCGCGCACGGCGCGTCCGAGCTGATCCACGAGGTGCTCGGCGAGCCCGGGCGGCACGCCCGCTCGGCGATCGGCGTCGCGCAGCTGCCGCACGGCGTTCCGGTCGAGACGGAGGCCGTCGCGCGGGTTCGGGTGCCGCCGCCTGGAGGCTGA
- a CDS encoding MFS transporter, producing MVPQRPRVATGVMFFLSGVVIGTWAANVPFVRDRLDISTTTIGFCLLAMAAGSLVAMPLAGRELAHRPSADLTRLGALAVPLAGALPLLAPSVPTLALALFVLGAAIGLLDVSMNAHGVAVEHAARTPVMSSLHGGWSLGGLVGAGGVALAHALGVDPRVEAIVAVALLLALGVAAGPHLGSMSAAQERDGAHATFARPSRGALLVGTLVFMLFMAEGAMTDWSALYLDHDLETGATVAAIGFGAFSGGMALSRFCGDRLNRVVGPGPLLRAGSLTAALSIVVMLLVGEAWVALPALLLVGLGVGNGVPLLFSAAGRVRDMAPGPAIAAVSTLGYFGLLAGPPLLGFVADATSMPAALSITALLTGTVALFAVRAER from the coding sequence GTGGTCCCTCAGCGTCCGCGTGTCGCGACGGGCGTGATGTTCTTCCTCAGCGGTGTCGTGATCGGCACCTGGGCGGCGAACGTCCCGTTCGTGCGCGACCGTCTCGACATCTCGACGACGACGATCGGCTTCTGCCTGCTCGCGATGGCGGCAGGGTCGCTCGTCGCGATGCCGCTCGCCGGCCGTGAGCTGGCGCACCGCCCGAGCGCCGACCTGACCCGGCTCGGGGCGCTGGCCGTGCCGCTCGCCGGCGCGCTGCCGCTGCTGGCGCCGTCGGTTCCGACGCTGGCGCTCGCGCTGTTCGTGCTCGGCGCCGCGATCGGCCTGCTCGACGTCTCGATGAACGCGCACGGCGTCGCCGTCGAGCATGCCGCGCGGACGCCGGTCATGTCGTCGCTGCACGGCGGCTGGAGCCTCGGCGGCCTCGTCGGCGCCGGCGGCGTCGCGCTCGCCCACGCGCTCGGCGTCGACCCGCGCGTCGAGGCGATCGTCGCCGTCGCGCTGCTGCTCGCGCTCGGCGTCGCCGCCGGCCCGCACCTCGGCTCGATGTCGGCCGCCCAGGAGCGCGACGGCGCGCATGCGACGTTCGCGCGACCTTCGCGCGGCGCCCTGCTCGTCGGCACGCTCGTCTTCATGCTGTTCATGGCCGAGGGCGCGATGACGGACTGGTCGGCGCTCTACCTCGACCACGACCTCGAAACCGGCGCGACGGTCGCCGCGATCGGCTTCGGCGCGTTCTCCGGCGGCATGGCGCTGAGCCGCTTCTGCGGCGACCGGCTCAACCGTGTCGTCGGCCCGGGTCCGCTGCTGCGGGCCGGCTCGCTGACGGCGGCGCTGTCGATAGTCGTGATGCTGCTCGTCGGCGAGGCGTGGGTGGCGCTGCCGGCGCTGCTGCTCGTCGGCCTCGGCGTCGGCAACGGCGTGCCGCTGCTGTTCAGCGCGGCCGGGCGCGTGCGCGACATGGCGCCGGGACCGGCGATCGCCGCCGTCTCGACGCTGGGCTACTTCGGGCTGCTCGCCGGTCC